AAATGGACAGGAAAACCCGGAATCTTGACCCTGCCAAAGGTGGGATGATCAAGTTCAGCCAGATAATTTTCCCTTATCTGTGGATCATGCTCCAGTTCAATGGGGCGATTCACGGGACTGACAATGAAGTCATTTTCTTTAAAAATTTCCAGCCAATCATCCCTGTCCCCGGTTAAAAAAATCTCCTGCAGTAGAGAAATAAGGTCTCGCGAGTACTCCTCGGCCCTCTTTTGCGGGGTATCGAATCTCTCATCCTTTTCCAATTCCGGGTGGTTTATTGCCCTGCAGAAACGGTTCCAATCCTCACCAGGTTGAAGAGTAATGGCAAACCACCTCCCATCTCGACAACAATAATAGTTGCGGGTGGGATCGGTATCCATACGGCGGTGACGGGGCACGTCCTGATTAAGCCAGAGGGCGTTCAAAAAATTAAAATAGCCCAGGTTCAGGGCAGTCCCCAATATGGATGTCTTAACCTCCTGACCCTTGCCGGTGCGCTCCCGCATAAAAAGGGCGGCTAATATCCCCTGGCTGAGCATAATGGCCGTTGCCTGATCAACAAGACCGAAATGGAGAAGGAGAGGGGGCATATCCGGTTCTCCCATGCTGAACATGATTCCTGATCTTGCCTGGCCCTGAAAGTCAAAACCGCCGATATCTTTGTAGGGACCCTTATCTCCGTAAGCCGAAACAGAAGCATAAATCAAACGGTGGTTAAAACTGGAAAGTATGGGATAGGTCATCTCCATCTTGGCGACAATTTTTCGCCGGAGATTGGTGACAAAAATATCAAACTGAGGGATTAAGCGGTAAACAATCTCTCTTCCTTTTTCCTTGGTAAAATCAATGGTAATTGATTTCTTGTTTCGATTAGAGGCCTCAAAGAAAAGGTTTTTGCCGTCCGGCAGATTGAATGAGGTTCGTCCAAAGCGGCTCCTGTGCCGTATGGGGTCGCCTTTACCGCGCTGTTCTATTTTAATCACTTCCGCTCCCAGATCGCCGAGGATCGCCACACCCCCCGGGCCAGCATGGAAGATGCCCCACTCTAAAACACGGATCCCCTCCAGGGGATACTCCATACTTTCCATCTATCTCCTCATAAGTTCTCTCATATTTGCCCTGTCCGCACATTACTTCTCACACCCGGCAAAATAAGGGGGAAAGGTCAGTGTTAAATATATTTAACAACGGGGCTTTACCGGGGCAACCTTGATCACCTTTGCGGCGGCAAGTTCTCTGACCTGTTCGTCTGTATAGCCAACCTCGTGGAGTATCTCTTCACTGTGCTCGCCTAATAAGGGGGGAGGGGATTGCGGCCTGCCGGGGGTCTTCTTGAACTTCACGGGAACACCTAACATTTTTATCATGCCCCGCAGGGGATGATCCAGGTTCACCACCATTTCGTTCGCCGCCACCTGCGGGTGGCTGAAGAGTTCCTCGTAATCAAGGCAAGGGTCGCACCTCATCTTCGCTTCCTTGAATAGCTTCTGCCATTCGGCCTTGGTCTTCTTTCTGAAGGCTATGTCAAGGAGAGGGTAAAGATCCTTACGATTTTCATATCTTGACTTATCATTGTTGAACCGGGGATCATCAGCCAACTCATCTATCTCCAATACTTTACAAAACCTGGGCCACAGGGGATCACTGCCGAAAAGAGTGATAATATCCCCATCCGCCGCCGGGTAGGCGCCATACGGAGGCGGCGACACCGGAGACGCCCTCCCCGCCCTCTGACATTGAATCCCATCTATCAGGTAAAGGTGTATCTCGGACATCTGAAGGTACATAGCGACATCTGTCTGGTTTATCACCAGTTCCTGGCCCTCTCCTGTCCTCGCGCGGTGGAACATGGCAACCATGATCCCATAGGCGCCCATCCAGGCGCCGGCATGGTCAACGATGGCCGCAGAAACCATGGTGGGAGGATCCCCCGGGCAGCCCTGAAGACTGACCATACCTGTAAAAGCCTGGGAATACATGTCGCCGCCGATTCGATGCGCCAGGGGGCCGGTTTCACCGAATCCGTAAAAAGAACAGTAAATAATATCAGGTTTGATTTTGCTTAAAACCTGATAACCCAATCCCATCTTATCCATGGTTCCGGGGCGGAAACTGTGGATAACGACATCAGTGTTTTTCGCCAGTTCCTCGACTGCCTTTTTTCCCCTCTCGTCCCTGAGATCAATGGCAAGGCTCCTCTTGTTACGGTTATGGGCAAGCCACATGGGAGAATCAATTTCCGCCTCCTCTAATCCAAAGACTTCTTCCATCCCTGCTGCCTTACCCCTTCTTATTGCCTCTCCGGTAAGTCTCTCTATCTTGACCACCTCCGCCCCCATATCCCCCAGCATCAGGCCACAGAGGGGGCCCATCAAGGCTAGAGAAAAATCCAACACCTTTATCCCTTCTAAGGGTAAAGTCATAAGCTCTGCTCCGATGAATTTAAAAAATATGTAGTGATGACAATTGTCTTTTCTGGGTCTGGAATAATGCTCCCCTGTAGGAAATTCCCTATCTCACACCCCGGAAAAAGTCAAGGAGTTTGTCATCCCAAATCTGTGTTTTTTCCTTGGACTCACCCCTATTTTTATAGTATTGAATTAAAAATATCCACGCAAGCCTGAAGGCAGAAAGAAGCTCCTTCAGGGATGGGCGTTTTTACAAATATACTAACAAAAAGGAGGAAAAAAATGGCTATTTGTTTTGACTTAACTCCGGAACAGGAAGAGATTAAACGGCAGGCAGGGGAATTCGGTGAGAGGGAGGTCTTGCCGATAGCGGCGCAGATTGATGAAAAAGACGAGATGCCCTGGGATTTGTGGAGGAAAATGGCGATGCCTCCCCACAGATATACGGCAATGTATATACCCAAAGAGTATGATGGAACGGCATGGCCTATACTGGATATATGCATCGCCGCGGAGGAGATCACTTTCGCCTCTCAGTCAGCCATGGCGGGAATGCTTATGGAGGCGCCCGGTCTCGCCCCCACGACGATCCTGGCCGGCGGAAGTGAGGAGCAGAAGAAAAAATATGTGGCTCCCGTAGCCCGGGGGGAGGCATTTGGTGCTTTCGGACTTACCGAACCCGGTGTCGGTTCCGATGCCAGTGCCCTGGAGACTGTTGCCGAATTCAAGAACGGTAAGTACATCCTTAACGGAAGAAAGAGATATATGAGTTTTGCCCATGCGGCGGATTGGGGAGTGGTTATGGCCAAGACCGATCCTGCCAGGGGGGCAAGGGGTGTCAGTGCATTTGTGATAGAAAGGGGCACCTCCGGCTATTCAGTAATTGAGAGGGTGCCAACTATGGGCTGCCGGGGTCACCAGGACGAAGAGGTGCTCTTGAAGGACTGTATCATCCCGAAAGAGCAACTGGTTGGTGAAGCGGGGAAGGGGTTGAAATACGCTTTATCTACCCTCGATGAGACGAGAACCACCCTCTGTGCCGGTTTTCTCGGTCTCACAAGGGCAGCTTTTACAGAGGCTGTAGAATATGCAAAGACCAGGTTCGCCTTTGGTCATCCTATAGGTGAGTATCAATTGGTCAGTTTTTCTCTCGGTGATATTGCCACTGAAATTGAAGCGGCCCGCCTCCTTATCTACCGTGCGGCGCTATTGGCCGACAGGAAGGTGAAGCATAGTGCCGAAACTGCATCTGCCAAGGCTTTTACCTCGCAGTTACTGCTGAAGGCTACTAATCTGGCAGTGGAGGTTCATGGAGGGTTTGGTTGTACAAAACGCCATCCCGTAGAACGCATGTTCAGGGATGCGAGGACGTGGGTCTTCGCTCAGGGAGCCCCCTATGTGCAAAGGCTGGTAAATGCAAGAAGTATTTTCCCCGAATTGACTATAAGATAGCAAGGGCGAGATAAATAAAAAAATTAAAAAAATATATTGACACATCTTGACAACAAGAGTAAAGCGAAGGGGAAAATTCCGCCGGTCCCCGGTGCAGGGCAGCAAGAGGAGAGGGGTATATATCTTTCTTTTTTGCCAGGGAAAGGAGAAGAATATTATGGAAAGCGAGAACCTGTTTAACGAGGAAGCAGAACCTCCCGGGAGTTTGACAGGTCTTAGTGGTCTTAGAAATCATACAGATAAAAGCTTTTCACAGTGTAACACCCTTTACAACTCTCCCGTGGTTCTGGCTAAGACGGTCCGCATTTTGTCGCCGTTTAAAGACAGTTCGAGGTCCAAGGATTTTCGTAAACGCTTCTTTCCAGAAATAACATGTGCCGAGTGGCACGACTGGCGCTGGCAACTCCGCAATCGTATCGGGGATGTGCACACGCTGGCACGGATAATCCGGCTTTCGGAAAATGAACGTCGCGCAATGCTCCATCACGCAAAACCGTTACCGGTTGCCATCACACCCTACTATGCGAGTCTCCTCGACGAAAACGATGTTTTGCAACCGTTGCGTCGCACGGTGGTACCTGTGGACGATGAATGCATACGTACCCATGGTGAAGCGGACGATCCCCTGGGAGAAGAGCTTGATAGTCCCGTTCCTGGGATTGTCCATCGTTACCCGGACCGCGTCCTTTTCCTCGTGACCAGTTTCTGTTCAACCTATTGCCGGTATTGCACCCGTTCACGCATGGTCGGTGGCAACGGTGAACACCGCTTCGACATCGTCCAGTGGGAGAGAGGTATCGCCTATATCGCTGCGAATCCAGATGTTCGGGATGTACTGTTATCTGGTGGCGATCCTCTGACCCTTTCTGACGAGAAACTGGCATGGCTTCTATCCCGCCTGAGAAAGATTCACCATGTGGAAATTATCCGTATCGGCACCAAGGTACCTGTGGTGATGCCCCAGCGTATCACGCCAGGTCTTGTCCGCACGTTAAGGCGCTATCACCCGCTCTGGATGAGTATCCATATCACCCATCCGGACGAGTTAACCCCTGAGATGAGTCAGGCCTGTATTCGCCTTGCCGATGCAGGTATCCCTCTCGGCAGCCAGACCGTTTTGCTTGCCGGAATCAACGATAATATTGAAACGATGAAGCGGCTTGTTCAGGGACTCCTCCGGATACGTGTGAAACCGTATTACCTCTATCAATGCGATCCTATTCCTGGATCGTTTCACTTCCGGACACCGGTAGTCAGGGGACTGGAAATCATCCACGGTTTGCGTGGTCACACCACCGGCTATGCGGTGCCCACCTATGTGATAGACGCCCCCGGTGGCGGCGGTAAAATCCCCCTTCTTCCCGAATATGTTGTTGGACGGGACAACGGTGATCTTCTCCTTAAAAACTATCAGGGACAAATCTATCGTTACCCGGATAAAACATAAGTCGTAAGTCGTAAGTCATAAGTCAAAAGACATAAGACGTACGACGTACGACGTATGACGTATGACGTACGACGTACGACGTAAGGGGGGAGTGAGGCTTTGAAGATCGGGATTACCTATGACCTTCGTGAAGATTACCTTGCCGCAGGATACTCCCCGGAGGAAACGGCAGAATTTGACTGTTCAGACACAGTTGACGCCATCAAACAGACCCTTCAGGGTCTGGGTTACCAAACAGATCTTATCGGCAACATCAAATCCCTGACCAAACGGCTGGCGGCAGGCAACCGCTGGGATCTGGTTTTTAACATCGCGGAGGGGCTTCAGGGATTTGGCCGGGAAGCACAGGTCCCCGCCCTGCTCGATGCCTACAACATCCCTTACACCGGCTCTGATCCCCTCGTGCTTTCCCTGGCCCTCCACAAGGGCATGACTAAACACGTGCTCCGCAGCCTCGGCATCCCCACCGCCGACTTTGCCCTCGTGGAGATGGAAGATGATATTACGGGAGTTAAGCTTCCCTTTCCCCTTTTTGCCAAACCGGTGGCGGAGGGAACCGG
This genomic window from Syntrophales bacterium contains:
- a CDS encoding KamA family radical SAM protein — its product is MESENLFNEEAEPPGSLTGLSGLRNHTDKSFSQCNTLYNSPVVLAKTVRILSPFKDSSRSKDFRKRFFPEITCAEWHDWRWQLRNRIGDVHTLARIIRLSENERRAMLHHAKPLPVAITPYYASLLDENDVLQPLRRTVVPVDDECIRTHGEADDPLGEELDSPVPGIVHRYPDRVLFLVTSFCSTYCRYCTRSRMVGGNGEHRFDIVQWERGIAYIAANPDVRDVLLSGGDPLTLSDEKLAWLLSRLRKIHHVEIIRIGTKVPVVMPQRITPGLVRTLRRYHPLWMSIHITHPDELTPEMSQACIRLADAGIPLGSQTVLLAGINDNIETMKRLVQGLLRIRVKPYYLYQCDPIPGSFHFRTPVVRGLEIIHGLRGHTTGYAVPTYVIDAPGGGGKIPLLPEYVVGRDNGDLLLKNYQGQIYRYPDKT
- a CDS encoding CoA transferase, with product MESMEYPLEGIRVLEWGIFHAGPGGVAILGDLGAEVIKIEQRGKGDPIRHRSRFGRTSFNLPDGKNLFFEASNRNKKSITIDFTKEKGREIVYRLIPQFDIFVTNLRRKIVAKMEMTYPILSSFNHRLIYASVSAYGDKGPYKDIGGFDFQGQARSGIMFSMGEPDMPPLLLHFGLVDQATAIMLSQGILAALFMRERTGKGQEVKTSILGTALNLGYFNFLNALWLNQDVPRHRRMDTDPTRNYYCCRDGRWFAITLQPGEDWNRFCRAINHPELEKDERFDTPQKRAEEYSRDLISLLQEIFLTGDRDDWLEIFKENDFIVSPVNRPIELEHDPQIRENYLAELDHPTFGRVKIPGFPVHFSGARAETRKAAPLLGENTEEVLKSFGGYSEQEIEQLIKEEII
- a CDS encoding acyl-CoA dehydrogenase family protein, which produces MAICFDLTPEQEEIKRQAGEFGEREVLPIAAQIDEKDEMPWDLWRKMAMPPHRYTAMYIPKEYDGTAWPILDICIAAEEITFASQSAMAGMLMEAPGLAPTTILAGGSEEQKKKYVAPVARGEAFGAFGLTEPGVGSDASALETVAEFKNGKYILNGRKRYMSFAHAADWGVVMAKTDPARGARGVSAFVIERGTSGYSVIERVPTMGCRGHQDEEVLLKDCIIPKEQLVGEAGKGLKYALSTLDETRTTLCAGFLGLTRAAFTEAVEYAKTRFAFGHPIGEYQLVSFSLGDIATEIEAARLLIYRAALLADRKVKHSAETASAKAFTSQLLLKATNLAVEVHGGFGCTKRHPVERMFRDARTWVFAQGAPYVQRLVNARSIFPELTIR
- a CDS encoding CoA transferase, with protein sequence MTLPLEGIKVLDFSLALMGPLCGLMLGDMGAEVVKIERLTGEAIRRGKAAGMEEVFGLEEAEIDSPMWLAHNRNKRSLAIDLRDERGKKAVEELAKNTDVVIHSFRPGTMDKMGLGYQVLSKIKPDIIYCSFYGFGETGPLAHRIGGDMYSQAFTGMVSLQGCPGDPPTMVSAAIVDHAGAWMGAYGIMVAMFHRARTGEGQELVINQTDVAMYLQMSEIHLYLIDGIQCQRAGRASPVSPPPYGAYPAADGDIITLFGSDPLWPRFCKVLEIDELADDPRFNNDKSRYENRKDLYPLLDIAFRKKTKAEWQKLFKEAKMRCDPCLDYEELFSHPQVAANEMVVNLDHPLRGMIKMLGVPVKFKKTPGRPQSPPPLLGEHSEEILHEVGYTDEQVRELAAAKVIKVAPVKPRC